The following proteins are encoded in a genomic region of Fervidobacterium pennivorans DSM 9078:
- the tmk gene encoding dTMP kinase codes for MFVSFEGIDGCGKSTQIEMFTKYLQSKGIEFVKVREPGGTKLGEKIRQLLISEEMTSRSELLLFLASRAQLVEEVIKPALEEGKIVVADRFAHSSVAYQGCGRNLGIDVVKMLNDFATDHVYPDLVFYIDIPAEVAISRINKEQRDRIEQEGLEFFEKVRNCYLELCKNEKNFVLIDGTKDVETISKQIIRIFEGLYKV; via the coding sequence GTGTTTGTCTCTTTTGAAGGCATAGATGGTTGTGGCAAAAGCACCCAAATAGAGATGTTTACAAAATATCTCCAGTCCAAAGGTATTGAGTTTGTTAAAGTAAGAGAACCCGGGGGTACAAAATTAGGGGAGAAAATACGACAGCTTTTGATTAGCGAAGAAATGACTTCAAGAAGTGAATTGCTCCTTTTCTTGGCTTCTAGAGCCCAGTTGGTTGAGGAAGTTATAAAACCTGCTTTGGAAGAAGGAAAAATAGTGGTAGCCGATAGGTTTGCACATTCAAGCGTAGCGTACCAAGGTTGTGGAAGAAACTTGGGTATAGATGTGGTAAAAATGCTTAATGATTTTGCTACGGATCATGTTTACCCGGACTTAGTGTTCTACATAGACATTCCTGCAGAGGTCGCTATATCGAGAATAAATAAGGAGCAAAGAGACAGGATTGAACAAGAAGGTTTAGAATTTTTTGAAAAAGTCAGAAATTGTTATCTGGAGTTGTGTAAAAATGAAAAGAATTTTGTTCTAATTGATGGCACGAAAGATGTGGAAACTATTAGCAAGCAGATTATAAGGATATTTGAGGGGCTATACAAGGTGTAG